A region of Lycium barbarum isolate Lr01 chromosome 3, ASM1917538v2, whole genome shotgun sequence DNA encodes the following proteins:
- the LOC132630216 gene encoding uncharacterized protein LOC132630216, translating into MVPVDSNRPYHLHPSDTPGMNLVSVVFDGKGYPASRRSVLISLSAKKKFGFINGVVKAPDLNSTDFEQWICCNDIVIAWLLNSLSKDIKDSVIFSKTAKEFWDSLEHRFGKSNAAKLFHLQKELSMLVQGSTDISTYFTKIKRIWDELDSLNSDIVCNCNCSCDGKIKLAKSFLDQRMIQFLMGLNDVYAEARGNILMMNPLPEMDYAYSCFYKMKSKGRFMLMLNYT; encoded by the coding sequence ATGGTTCCAGTCGACTCTAACAGGCCTTACCATCTTCATCCTTCAGACACACCAGGGATGAACCTTGTAAGTGTAGTCTTTGATGGAAAAGGGTACCCAGCTTCGAGAAGGTCTGTTCTCATCTCCCTTTCAGCAAAGAAGAAATTTGGGTTTATCAATGGGGTTGTTAAGGCACCAGATCTGAACTCCACTGACTTTGAACAATGGATTTGTTGCAATGACATAGTCATTGCTTGGTTGTTGAACTCATTGTCTAAAGATATTAAAGACAGTGTGATTTTTTCAAAAACAGCCAAAGAGTTTTGGGACAGTCTTGAACACAGATTTGGGAAGTCAAATGCTGCTAAGCTCTTTCACCTACAAAAGGAACTGAGCATGTTAGTGCAAGGATCTACTGATATTTCAACTTATTTCACAAAGATCAAACGAATATGGGATGAATTAGACTCTTTAAACTCAGATATAGTTTGTAACTGCAACTGCAGTTGTGATGGAAAAATAAAGCTAGCTAAGTCATTTTTGGATCAAAGGATGATTCAATTTTTAATGGGTCTAAATGATGTATATGCAGAGGCCAGAGGAAACATTTTAATGATGAATCCTTTGCCTGAAATGGATTATGCATATTCTTGCTTTTACAAGATGAAATCCAAAGGGAGATTTATGCTAATGCTCAACTACACATAG